A stretch of Acidicapsa ligni DNA encodes these proteins:
- a CDS encoding SDR family oxidoreductase encodes MSEKNVVVIAGVHGVSGRAAAERWNAFPNTEVYGLSRRTAPVSEGVRSVAVDLLDAEDVREKLTSIPGVTHIVFGAYIEKATAAERSEVNVAILKNLLDVVEVTSPALRHVTFYQGGKAYGADLGPFKTPAREDDPRLMPPNFYYDQENFLRARQHGKHWSWSALRPEAICGYAIGNPMNLAMVIAVYAMISKELRLPLRFPGTERAYRALYQVTSADILADASIWAGTADAAKNSIFNITNGDYFRWQHMWPRIARMFDMEVADPIPMPLKVYMADKAPLWEAIVKKHNLQQIPYDAIASWEFGDFIFNTEFDNISSTIKARRAGFHGCIDTEDMFRQFFRKLSELRVGTTK; translated from the coding sequence ATGTCAGAGAAAAATGTGGTTGTGATAGCCGGAGTTCATGGGGTAAGTGGCAGAGCAGCGGCAGAGCGTTGGAACGCATTTCCCAATACGGAAGTCTACGGATTATCCCGTCGAACCGCACCGGTGTCCGAGGGGGTTCGGTCTGTCGCCGTGGATCTGTTGGATGCAGAGGATGTTAGAGAGAAGCTGACGTCAATTCCTGGGGTCACACATATCGTATTCGGCGCTTACATTGAAAAGGCGACCGCCGCGGAAAGGTCCGAGGTAAATGTGGCCATCCTCAAGAACCTGCTCGATGTTGTTGAGGTCACATCACCGGCACTCCGACATGTGACTTTCTATCAAGGCGGCAAAGCTTATGGCGCCGACCTCGGACCTTTCAAGACTCCGGCACGCGAGGACGATCCACGTCTGATGCCGCCGAACTTTTACTACGACCAGGAGAATTTTCTTCGGGCAAGGCAACACGGCAAGCATTGGTCTTGGTCGGCCCTACGCCCGGAAGCGATCTGCGGATATGCGATAGGCAATCCGATGAATCTCGCTATGGTGATAGCGGTTTACGCGATGATCTCGAAAGAACTTCGATTGCCGCTTCGATTTCCGGGAACCGAACGGGCATATCGCGCACTCTATCAAGTCACATCGGCCGACATTCTGGCTGATGCCTCGATTTGGGCAGGAACGGCGGACGCCGCCAAGAATTCGATCTTCAACATCACAAATGGTGACTACTTCCGCTGGCAGCACATGTGGCCTCGCATCGCGAGGATGTTCGACATGGAAGTGGCCGATCCTATTCCGATGCCGCTAAAGGTCTACATGGCCGACAAAGCTCCTCTGTGGGAAGCGATCGTGAAGAAGCACAATCTGCAGCAAATTCCGTACGACGCCATCGCATCATGGGAGTTTGGAGACTTCATCTTCAATACCGAGTTCGACAACATCAGCAGCACAATAAAAGCAAGGCGAGCGGGGTTCCACGGCTGCATCGACACGGAGGACATGTTCCGCCAATTTTTCCGGAAGCTGAGTGAACTTAGGGTAGGCACGACGAAGTAA
- the xth gene encoding exodeoxyribonuclease III, with protein MASWNVNSIRARAEHVKIWLEAKKPDVLMLQELKGTEFPTLFFKELGYHSSSVTQKTYNGVAILTRSPIKIVSTTLPGDEADSHARFLEVIIENIRMVNIYLPNGNPVGTAKFEYKLAWMDRLKQQMKLWLESDVPTLIGGDFNVIPEDIDCHKPASWIHDALFQPEPRTRYRAMLELGYTDAFRLLHPGIGGQFTFWDYFRQAFEHNRGIRIDHFLLAPNLVKRLQSCEIDKRPRALEKPSDHTPIIVRLA; from the coding sequence ATAGCAAGCTGGAACGTGAATTCGATCCGTGCGCGCGCCGAACATGTCAAAATCTGGCTGGAGGCGAAAAAGCCGGACGTGCTGATGCTCCAGGAGCTAAAGGGTACGGAGTTTCCCACGCTGTTTTTCAAAGAGCTGGGATATCATTCTTCTTCCGTGACGCAGAAAACCTACAACGGCGTCGCCATTCTCACCCGTAGTCCGATAAAGATTGTCAGCACAACTTTGCCCGGTGATGAGGCAGACAGTCACGCGCGGTTTCTTGAAGTGATAATTGAGAACATCCGCATGGTGAACATCTACTTGCCGAATGGAAACCCGGTGGGCACGGCAAAATTCGAGTACAAACTCGCGTGGATGGACCGCCTCAAGCAGCAGATGAAGCTCTGGCTAGAAAGCGATGTGCCAACGTTAATCGGCGGAGACTTCAACGTCATTCCGGAAGATATCGACTGCCACAAGCCCGCGTCTTGGATTCACGACGCACTCTTTCAGCCTGAACCGCGTACCCGCTATAGGGCAATGCTCGAACTTGGTTACACCGATGCTTTTCGCTTGCTTCACCCCGGTATCGGTGGACAGTTCACGTTTTGGGACTATTTCCGGCAAGCGTTTGAACATAATCGTGGTATCCGGATTGATCACTTTCTGCTCGCGCCGAATCTAGTGAAGCGTCTACAAAGCTGTGAGATCGATAAACGACCCCGTGCCTTGGAAAAGCCCTCAGATCACACGCCGATCATCGTACGCCTCGCGTAG
- a CDS encoding D-2-hydroxyacid dehydrogenase family protein: MTKVAVLDDWQGIAKSSTDWSALFAVAEVVFFEQAFRDENDAAEKLADFDVVLSMRERTALPGSLIDRLPKLCLLGITGSSNATLDLAACTAKKIIVCNTIGHGGTEAATAELALGLLLAAARAIPAADANMRAGYFQEDLPIGISLAGKTMGIVGLGRLGSHMARYCQALNMKVVAWSENLTTEKAEAVGTTLVTKDELFSNADAVSIHLVLSPRTRGLIDASALGQMKQGAILINTSRGPIVNEAALLEAVESRQIIAALDVYDREPLPSDHPLRRASHTVLTPHLGYGVQETWREFYGQSVENALAFINGHPVRVINPEAFRA; the protein is encoded by the coding sequence ATGACGAAGGTAGCAGTGTTGGATGACTGGCAGGGTATTGCGAAGAGCAGCACCGATTGGTCGGCACTGTTTGCTGTAGCGGAGGTGGTCTTCTTCGAGCAGGCTTTCCGGGACGAAAATGATGCGGCTGAGAAGCTCGCGGATTTCGACGTCGTGTTATCGATGCGTGAGCGAACGGCACTTCCTGGTTCATTGATCGATCGTTTGCCTAAGTTGTGCCTGTTGGGCATTACGGGCTCCTCCAATGCAACACTCGATCTTGCTGCCTGTACGGCGAAAAAGATTATCGTCTGCAACACCATCGGTCATGGCGGTACCGAGGCTGCTACCGCTGAGTTGGCGCTAGGCCTCCTTTTAGCGGCCGCCCGTGCCATTCCTGCTGCCGACGCCAATATGCGTGCGGGCTACTTCCAGGAAGACTTGCCGATCGGAATCTCTTTGGCCGGCAAGACCATGGGAATTGTCGGGCTCGGGCGTCTGGGATCGCACATGGCGCGTTACTGTCAGGCGCTCAATATGAAAGTTGTGGCATGGAGCGAGAACCTCACCACGGAGAAGGCCGAAGCAGTAGGAACGACTCTCGTAACTAAAGACGAGTTGTTCTCGAACGCTGATGCCGTCAGCATTCACCTGGTGCTTTCGCCACGCACACGCGGGCTGATCGATGCTTCTGCTCTGGGACAGATGAAGCAGGGCGCGATCCTCATCAATACCTCCCGTGGTCCCATCGTCAATGAAGCCGCGTTGCTTGAGGCGGTGGAATCGCGCCAGATCATTGCGGCTCTCGATGTCTATGATCGTGAGCCTTTGCCGTCAGATCATCCTCTGAGAAGGGCTTCCCATACGGTCTTGACTCCGCATCTCGGATACGGGGTTCAGGAGACGTGGAGAGAGTTCTACGGACAGAGCGTTGAGAATGCCCTTGCTTTCATCAACGGACATCCAGTGCGCGTCATCAATCCGGAGGCTTTTCGGGCATGA
- a CDS encoding response regulator, whose protein sequence is MKNERKKVLLIDMDDGRRETRIKLLNGAGYEVDVRKDFQAAERIDDEGEYDLVILALHFHPGEAASYSDELSKRNPGLPILLLTDYGVFVPRGTLSKGMESGSPMSLMKEVAKMLAGSSHIKEVPAAK, encoded by the coding sequence ATGAAAAACGAGAGAAAAAAAGTCCTGCTCATTGACATGGACGACGGTCGCCGTGAGACGCGAATCAAGCTGCTCAATGGCGCTGGCTATGAAGTAGATGTGCGCAAGGACTTCCAGGCCGCTGAGCGAATCGACGACGAGGGAGAATATGACCTCGTCATCCTGGCCCTGCATTTTCACCCGGGAGAAGCCGCCAGCTACAGCGATGAACTGTCAAAGCGAAACCCCGGCCTGCCCATCCTGCTGCTCACCGACTACGGTGTGTTCGTACCTCGCGGAACCCTGAGCAAGGGCATGGAATCCGGAAGCCCTATGTCGCTGATGAAAGAAGTAGCGAAAATGCTCGCAGGAAGCTCGCACATCAAAGAAGTTCCCGCAGCAAAATAG
- a CDS encoding response regulator: METLASLNEPPTTAALKVLVIDDNKAHAEGLAELLQLAGFDASHVLTGSDGIEKARRDAPDAVLLDMNLPDMNGFEVCRRLRRDPKTAHIAIVFHTAQGSVPGSRHEADAFLTYPVAMSEVYSVIRGSVERRRSSRKLNF, encoded by the coding sequence ATGGAAACGCTAGCATCGCTAAACGAACCGCCGACAACCGCTGCTCTTAAAGTCCTCGTCATCGATGACAACAAGGCTCATGCCGAAGGTTTGGCTGAATTGCTTCAATTGGCGGGCTTCGATGCTTCGCACGTTCTTACTGGCAGCGATGGAATCGAGAAGGCTCGAAGAGACGCGCCGGATGCGGTGCTGCTCGATATGAACCTGCCGGACATGAACGGCTTCGAGGTCTGCCGCAGACTTCGCCGCGACCCTAAGACAGCTCACATTGCTATTGTTTTTCACACCGCGCAGGGCTCGGTGCCGGGCTCGCGTCACGAGGCAGATGCCTTCCTGACATACCCGGTGGCGATGAGCGAAGTGTATTCGGTTATTCGCGGTAGCGTGGAGCGCCGTCGCAGCAGTCGTAAGTTAAATTTCTAG